CAGAAAACACGATTGCGTCCACGCGTATTTCCAACGCACGAATTCAGTACTCAGGGACTGGTGATCGTCAAGATACGCAAGATCAGGGATTCTTGGCACGATTCTTTAATGTCGTTCTATAACGCGTAACAAAGTTGCCGGAGAATTGACGTGAAGAGTTGGCTAAAGCTGTTTTTGATTGCCGTATTGATTGCCCCAGTGGCGCAGGCTGCCCGCATTAAAGATGTGTCGGAAGTTGCAGGCGTACGAAGCAACCAACTGGTGGGATACGGATTGGTGGTAGGTCTTGCCGGAACGGGTGAGAGTACACCGTTTACCGATCAAAGCTTTAACGCCATGCTGAAGAACTTCGGCATTCAATTGCCCCCAGGCACTAAACCTAAAACCAAGAACGTGGCGGCTGTTGCCGTGAGTGCTGAGCTGCCAGCGTTTTCTAAACAAGGTCAGAAAATTGACATCACAGTGTCGTCTATTGGTTCTGCAAAGAGCTTACGCGGCGGCACATTAGTGCAGACCTTTATGAAAGGTCTCGACGGCAAAGTCTACGCAGTGGCACAGGGTAACCTGATTGTTGGCGGCTTCAGTGCAGAAGGTGCTGACGGCTCCTCGATTGTTGGTAATACACCAACCGTTGGCCGTATTACCAATGGCGCAACAGTCGAGCAGGAAGTTCCTTCACCTTTTGGCCGTGGCGATCACATTACCTTCAATCTGTTTGAGTC
The nucleotide sequence above comes from Grimontia kaedaensis. Encoded proteins:
- a CDS encoding flagellar basal body P-ring protein FlgI, encoding MKSWLKLFLIAVLIAPVAQAARIKDVSEVAGVRSNQLVGYGLVVGLAGTGESTPFTDQSFNAMLKNFGIQLPPGTKPKTKNVAAVAVSAELPAFSKQGQKIDITVSSIGSAKSLRGGTLVQTFMKGLDGKVYAVAQGNLIVGGFSAEGADGSSIVGNTPTVGRITNGATVEQEVPSPFGRGDHITFNLFESDFTTAQRMADSINSFLGPNTASAMDSTSVRVRAPRDLSQRVAFLSTVENLEFVPADAAAKIIVNSRTGTIVVGQNVRLRPAAITHGGMTVTINENLQVSQPGAFSGGETVVVPDSGVEVTEEDGRMFHFKPGVTLDDLVRAVNGVGAAPSDLMAILQALKQAGAIDGQLIVI